Proteins encoded together in one Benincasa hispida cultivar B227 chromosome 1, ASM972705v1, whole genome shotgun sequence window:
- the LOC120079850 gene encoding uncharacterized protein LOC120079850 — translation MSPYALMFGKACHLPLELEYKAMWADKKLNFDLKAAGEERQLQLLELDEWRLQVYENSKIYKEHTKRWHDKHLCEKNLKVGRRVLLFNSRLRLFPGKLKLRWSGPFIINKVFPHGAVELTNEDGTNAFKINGQRVKLYHGGDFQHEKTSIDLGKPE, via the coding sequence ATGTCACCATATGCGTTGATGTTTGGAAAGGCTTGTCATCTACCATTGGAACTGGAATATAAGGCAATGTGGGCAGATAAGAAACTTAACTTTGATCTTAAAGCTGCAGGAGAAGAGAGACAACTTCAACTACTAGAGTTGGACGAGTGGAGATTACAAGTGTatgaaaattccaaaatttacaaagaacacACCAAGCGATGGCATGATAAGCATCTTTGCGAGAAAAACCTCAAGGTAGGTCGAAGGGTATTGCTGTTCAATTCTAGGTTGCGTCTCTTTCCTGGAAAACTAAAGTTGCGTTGGTCCGGGCCTTTCATAATCAATAAAGTATTCCCACATGGAGCGGTGGAATTGACCAACGAAGATGGGACCAACgcatttaaaataaatggaCAAAGAGTAAAGTTATATCATGGAGGGGATTTCCAACACGAGAAAACCTCCATTGACTTGGGTAAGCCAGAATAA